The nucleotide sequence GCCTCCCTGACATCCTTCTCGATCTGCACTCGCTCGGTCATGTCCACAACGGACGCCAGGATGCACTGGCCACTTTCAAAGTGAACGGGATTAAGTGCGACTTGCAGCGAAATGGGGTGACCATCTTTATGACGGCCTTCGACATCGCGAGGCTGACTCGTTTCGAGGCTCACCGCACTTTCACCGATCTTCAAAAGCCCCTCTAAATGAATGTCCGATAAATCTACCGGCAACAGCATTCGGATCGATTGTCCATTCATTTCGTCTTCGGTGTATCCGAACATACCTTGCATACGATGGTTGACCATCACGATTGCGCCAGTGTCGTCGAACATCACCATGCCACCAGGAGAAGCCGCGATTGTCATGCGCAATCGTTTCTCGGCCGCTTGAGCCTCACGGCTTGCGATCTCCAACGATCGTGTCGATTCACGGTAGCGTCCGTTGGAGTGCAACACCAAATAGACAAGACATCCAATGATTGCGGCCGATATCAATCCCAAACAACGACGAAGCGTGGAATGGGGCGCCGTATGTGGCCAACCATTTTTGGGGACACCATAGAGTTGCCAACGTCCCGTCGGCAGTGAAACCGACGTGACGATCGGATCTGCGTGCTCGATGGAAGCATCGCCAAGAAAGAGCTCTCCCAGTTTTCCAGTCTCCGTGCGGCTGCGCATTGCGATCGAAATTTCGCTGGGGACTTGTGCCAATACCTCCGAAACAAGAGCCTCTTTGTCGATGACGATGGACACCATCCCCCAGTACTTTCCACTGCCCGGCTTCCCGCCGGGCGGCGTGACATGGACGGGCGACCGGTGGATAAACGCTTCCCCACCTTGCACCAACGTGATCGGACCGGCGAGCCATGGTTGCCCGGTTTCGATCGCGAACTCCGCAGCCGAGCGTTGATCGGGGTGACCGAGCAAGTCCATGCCGATCGCATCCTCGTTCCCAGCACGCGGATAGACGTCGTTGATCACGTTGTCTTTGATGGACGTTACGCTCTGAATCCCGACCGCTTCCGACATCAGGTTCGCCGATAGATCCGCAAACTCCTGTTCCGTCATATCGGGATTGATCGAAACGTGCGCCTTCAGTCCAAGAATCAGGTGGATGCGACGATTGATGGTGATTTCAGCCGCGCCACGAACGGCCGCCAGTTCCCTAGCAACATTCTCGCGAACTTGCGACTGATAGATCGACAATGCGGCTCGATCGAGTTGCCAAACGACGATCAAGATCGCTATCGCGAACAGCAAACCGCCCACAAGAGGCATCGGCTTGAAACGTCTGTCAGTCAATTCGTTGGGCAAGTGGTTGCGTCCTGGGTCGTTGGAAGCCTGCCGTAGCTTAGCCATTTTGGGTCGACGTTTTGACGTCAATTGTCTTGTGGGCCAACCTCGTCCTGACGCCCAGCGATTCGATACGGCACTTGCATCCGCCGCCCCCATCCGCCGCCCCCGAGGCCACTACCACAGCGATTTAGCAACTATTTGGGCGGCAGCGACGAAGTCTCGAACCAATAAGTGCAGATGCTGTTGACCGTTTTTAGCAAATCGTCAAAGTCGACCGGTTTTACAATGAAACTGTTGCATCCCATTTGATAAGAAAAAAGAACGTCCGTGTCGGCATCGGACGTTGTCAAAACAACAACTGGCAACCTTTTCAGTTGAGGGTCTTTGCTAAGGGCGAGCAATACTTCGCGACCGTCCATCACTGGCATGTTTAGATCCAACAGGATCAAGTCCGGCGTCGACGCACCTTGGTAGTCACCCGTTTTCCGAAGGTACTCGAGACAAAGTCGGCCGTTCTCGACGTGCGATATCGTGACGTTGTGGTTCGAGCGCTTGAATCCTTGACACGTTAATTCCGTGTCGTCCGAACTATCGTCGACTAGCAAAACATGTGGTAATTCAATCATGTGACAGAAACGGCGAAGGTGTACCGGGGGAAGGGGAAACTGACTTGTAAAATGGGTTGTTCCGTCGCGAATACCTACTGAGCGTGACAAAAATGATTCGTTCGAGCAAATGAGGTGTCAAATCGTTTTTACAGGCAAAGTCGTCAGCCCCAGCTTCGATGCATGCCTTGCCCACGGTAACGTCGTTCTGTCCCGTCAACACGATCACGGGTGCATCCGGCTTTGATTCACGAAGTCGTTTGACGGTATCCACCCCCATGCAATCGGGAAGCTGTAAGTCCAGCAGAATCAGATCGATGTGCGTCTTGTTGTTTACAACGTCGATGGCTTCGCGCAAAGTGTGCGCGGGCAC is from Rubripirellula tenax and encodes:
- a CDS encoding ATP-binding protein; translated protein: MAKLRQASNDPGRNHLPNELTDRRFKPMPLVGGLLFAIAILIVVWQLDRAALSIYQSQVRENVARELAAVRGAAEITINRRIHLILGLKAHVSINPDMTEQEFADLSANLMSEAVGIQSVTSIKDNVINDVYPRAGNEDAIGMDLLGHPDQRSAAEFAIETGQPWLAGPITLVQGGEAFIHRSPVHVTPPGGKPGSGKYWGMVSIVIDKEALVSEVLAQVPSEISIAMRSRTETGKLGELFLGDASIEHADPIVTSVSLPTGRWQLYGVPKNGWPHTAPHSTLRRCLGLISAAIIGCLVYLVLHSNGRYRESTRSLEIASREAQAAEKRLRMTIAASPGGMVMFDDTGAIVMVNHRMQGMFGYTEDEMNGQSIRMLLPVDLSDIHLEGLLKIGESAVSLETSQPRDVEGRHKDGHPISLQVALNPVHFESGQCILASVVDMTERVQIEKDVREANVALRRSNYELEQFAYVASHDLQEPLRKVSSFCQILEQDYGDKLEGDGKKYMSYIVDGAERMRGLIKDLLTFSRIQYQPDEAQEFDANTALENALYSLQGSIDEAGAVVTHDDLPTIHANDRQFTQLLQNLIGNGIKYRGVAAPKIHVGVGDIDDRWMFSVADNGIGIAPEFHDRVFGIFKRLHGRDEYSGTGIGLAICKRIVEQLGGDIWIESDGRHGSTFWFTLPKTTS
- a CDS encoding response regulator — encoded protein: MIELPHVLLVDDSSDDTELTCQGFKRSNHNVTISHVENGRLCLEYLRKTGDYQGASTPDLILLDLNMPVMDGREVLLALSKDPQLKRLPVVVLTTSDADTDVLFSYQMGCNSFIVKPVDFDDLLKTVNSICTYWFETSSLPPK